In Cherax quadricarinatus isolate ZL_2023a chromosome 65, ASM3850222v1, whole genome shotgun sequence, the genomic stretch taggctaCATTACATCAAGGTTTGGTTactaaaaaacaaacaaaaaataaaaatcccATAGCCCTCAATATAATTGTCTCTATATCACAACCTGTTTAATATTTGGAAAATTTACATAGTGAATTCTCTGTAAACTCAAGTCTGAGGAGCTACAGTCAGTATTTGCCAACCTGCGATCAAGTTAAATGATATTAATTTAATAGCGGGTCACAAAGTTCACCCTACCAGCTAGCTGACTGGGCCAAATATTTAAACATTCaacaacgttttttttttttttaattattgtttTGAAACAAAGAACCTAACATTTTCTGACATTAAAAGCGCATATCCGTTTGATTATAGTTTGCCTAGCAGCTATAACAGTCAACTacaccttgatgctagtgaggggctcttgattcaatgaAATAGACTTACCCTTCCCtttgatcaaacctgaatgcctcccattccccaggctctatacgacctctacgggtttagtgctttttactCAACTAAAATTACCGTTAAAGCTCTACCCAGATAAACGTCGCCCTAAAAACAGTTTATTCTATAACATGTTCTGTAAAAACAAAATTGAAGGAACacggaacactgcagtaggcctgttggcctatgCTAGAAAGGTCTAACATCGAACTATATCCACTCATATACCCATTCatcctatatttaaagctacccaaagttctcgTTCCAGTAATGCTACTTGGTAATGttttccactcatctacaagTTCAGTGGTAAAGAAGTATTTCCAGGTATCCTTCACTAGTGTACAGTATGTTACTGTTATGTTGAACGAGACTAAATTTCACCTCATGCAGGTATGcaacaaggtgtgagggaggtatctCCAGTAGACATAAGAAGTGTGAGAGCAAGGAAGAAGTATGTTTTATAGTACCGACATTCTCAACCCACGGAAGGGAAGGCTGGCCGTGGTGTGGCTGATGGCTACGGGAAGTTTCAAGTGTGAGAAGCCTCAGGACAGGAACTACAGGGATATCATCAGTGTTAGAATCTCCAATACTTGGTGAGTGGTCGTGAAGTTTGGTTTGTAGAGCAGGTTTACCCAGTCTACCCATAATGGCATCAAGTGTTAGTGAAGGTTATTTTGTAGTGTTGGCTCATCCATGATGTCAGTACATATTGCTTGGGTTCGTGTATATATTTACATTGAACGTtgaacaacggaacaatgctcttctccagactgagggactgaccacctcaaaactttaagggtgatggaccgattacatcgtcttcaagtatcttctgcttctatcaacttttctgtactcgactgaagaagcctactgtgtaggcgaaacgtttcgaaataaagatacctaactgttgcatatgtgtcttacctaacaatgtgtcttacctaacatatatttacatattccatcattacCTTGTCCTAGTAGCAGCAAATCATTTTTGGTTCCTAAAATGCAATAAATGTCCCTGTTCTTAATATATTACAAGTTAGTTTCAGTTCATAAGATGCAATAAGCCATCTTCAGTTTCTAAGCTGCAAAAAGTTAGTTTACGATACAACAAATCAGTTTCCGCTCCTAGGATCCAGTAAATCCGCTCAGTTCCTACAATGCAGCACGTCAACTTCAGCTCCCAAGATGCAATAAATTAGTTTTGGTTTGTAAATGTAACCATTGTTCTTATCCACAGTGAGGAGATTCTACGCTACGTGTTGTCAGGAGAAAAGAGAGCAAAGGGCCGCTTCTCCTTGTACCTCTCTACCATGCTCATGTTTGGTACAGTCAAGGTGTACCGTAGCCAGATAAACTTCTTGCTCAGTGAGTTGCTTTATAGTTCTTGATATCTTTACTAATATTCAAGTGTTCTTGAGTTTTATTTCTGGAAGGGGGAAAAATCCTCtggaagccatgcgtgttgtcagAGGCTActtaaatgctgggagcaatggctAGTAACCCTTAGTGTTATAAAGAAGGTAGGGCAAGAGTTTATTTTATTAGGTGAAGGTTAGTGAACCTTTGTTTGTTTCGAAGCCTGTTCTTTTACACTGGTATGTGCTTTATACACTCCTCATACATTAGGAAGTTCTTCATAGTGTCATACACTTATGTGCTATATATTAGTTTGCTCTTTATAGCTACTCTCATACACTATGTACTTTACCGTCCCACACACTTCACTGTGTACCACCGTCCCACATACACTTCACTATGTAATTTATTGTACTACACATACtttatcattcacttcatcacttgTCCAGGTTAGATCGAAAAAATAATGATACCTTAgcagggtggtgtagtgtggcgTAGCCTGACATCTGAATTCTTGCAGAGGAAGCGCTGGAATTCCACGAGAAGATCAAGGGACACAGACTGGAGTTGGAAGAGGATTTGTCTCGAGCTGGGTGAGTTGTCTCGCTGTTTTGTTTATTAACACAggtcagttttacaggctaagaactgttatcctacctcagctcatttcgaaGCCCACCCCTGTCTGAGTTGTGCCTCTTCTAAATTAATCATATGTCCCGTGGTattcctgtggaggacacaggtgtaGTTTAATTCGTCCCACTCTAGTTGGATTTTAAGGAAGTGTGTCTGTTGTCAGTGACGAGTATTGGGTTATCGTCGTATGCCGTATGTTcgtgaaaaaaaattaataggtTTCAACTCATGGTAAGTAGGTTAGAATCTTTCCTTCATAGGTTGTGGGTCGTTGTAAGTAGGCAGGGAGTTCTTGATTTCGGTGAAGGGCtctttacctcccattccccagacgcTGTAAGAGCCCCAAGAATGTAAAAGAGGCTTTGAGTTttaggggcttgaacatccagcaggccTGTGTGAGCGTTATAATTACAAGTGACAGTAGATAAGTGCTTTTTAATGGACGTAGTATTAGATTATGAGCAAAGTagcttttatgaagggattcagggaaaccggttagccggactttagtcctggaagtgggaagggcaatacctgcattctgaaggaggggtgatgtTACAGTCGGAGGGTACTCtgaattgtggtgatggtagtgcacaCTGCTAAAAGACATTGAGTGAATGAGTCTTCTTGGGTCATCCATGCCTTGGCGGGAGACTGGGGTTgagttgaaaataataataattacctcgtGAATGATGCTGTATATGACTTATGTTTGACCACCACAGGAAAATAGTGACGCTTCGTGAGAGTCATGTGCTTGACCCGGATTGGACACCTAGGGCTCCACCTGCACGCACACCTGCCTTCGTCACACCCAGAAGTAAGTTCTATGTTCACATCTTTCTTCCTCTAGTCTTAAGCATAGATGAGTTGTAGTGAGATaaagacttgcctagcatggtccactaGATCTATTGTAGTGATTaactattcttatgttcttaaattgaGTATGTGCTTATAGGCACTATTAATTCTATTTAAACCACGCGAACCATTTACTTGAAATAACAGATTGCTCATTTAACCATGTCCATGACCTTTTCTATTCCACATTAATTTCATATCTGCGTTAAGGTGGTAGAcattcagttattattattaaagattcgccggtattctcccggcccgggccttttccaagtggtggcccggccttggctccctgtctagggagtgtctgagacctaagtctcccatggaaggaggcacaagtacccccccctcatctttgggaccatctgtccccaggcctagcttctcgtagggagaagctaggcctctggtctgccatccccgccccaaggggggctaatgggaatgacagtcttgtgagctgcaagctcgggctcaggcacctaccctaccctagaagggctaggcatggtgtcgatgagacATTCAAGAATACACAGGTCTTTGCATATTTCGAATAATAATAGCTCATGGAAgatatgtacttttttttttttttttttttttttttttttttttttttttttttttttttttttttttttttttttttgccacattGATGCTTAACATTATTTTAAAAGGGGATTAAGATAAGATTATTTAAAGTTTCCTATAAAATAGGGATTAAGATGAGATTTAAAGTTTCTTATGCTAAATAATCTTCTGCTAGATTTCATGGCTATTTCTTTTTAATAAATGCAATTCGGATTTTCTATCATAGGCGTTAATCAGGGAGTCAAGACCATAGAGGCTTTTATGTTAATTATCTTTATGATACTCATTATCTTCATTCAGTAATATCCTGAGCTAGTATTATTTACTTCAATTATCTTTGCAACAACTCATCTACATAGCTAAAcaaacatttatctacattcctgtcaggcACAACAGCATCTtgaaatcttgatacagtgaattTACACTTGCCAAACCTACAGGCATTACCTACTTGCATCTATGGATTTGTCCAGTTATGCAGCCCCATAGTTCATCATGCGCAGGGATACCAGTGCTCCATGTCCCGTACTGCCAGACCTTAGCCGCTTCTCAATCATTGGTCATTACATTATTTTCGGTtacgcatacatacatataagttAATTTACGTTAACTTATCCAAACCAGTAATTACGTAGAATAAATAAAAAACATTTAATCTTTGTAGAGGTTTACATCGTAGAGAAATGAACGCATTTTAATGCCTGCGAAACCGTCTGTTCTTTGTGAAGGAGAGATTATCACTGATAAATACATGCCTTCACTTAGGATTTTCAGTTACGACTGTAAATGACCTGAACTCTACAGGTTATAAATGCTGTACATGTACACTCCAGTATACCTGTGCTGATGTATACTTTACGTAAACTTGGTCCTTGAGCTTCTTAAAGAGTTTATAACTAGTTAGTATACTTGTATTGATTGTGCGCGTACCACATTGTACAAAACAAAAAATAACTTTTATACAAATAATGTCTTGAGATAAATACATACAGAAAGAACAATATAATCCTCAATTATAGGAGTATATAATTTCACTACGGCGGTATAGGTGCTATGCATAAAGAGATAAATTGCAAAAAAATCTTTGTGACAAGatacttgcaaaaaaaaaaaagattgttaATGGCCTCATATTAGGAAAGAAAGCATGCACATTTCCAAAATATACTAATTTTGGCATACACTGATAAAATATTTACACTTGTTTTAGCTCTTGGGAAATTCCGTATGGAGTATGTGCCTGCTTCTTCAACACCAGAGCTTCGACTCTGCTGAAAAAGGAATCCATACTAACAGAGGTACATTGTGGGACGTAAAATTTTACATTTATTCGTAAACCACAGAACATAAATCAGTTAAAAAACCAGTGATAACAATAAGAACACAAATTATAGTAACTCGTGTATCCCCTGAAAATCCCTTCGCGTACCTGTATGGGAACCCCCGATTTATAATCTATTACTAtaaatacatgatacaactgttACAGACCTAGCTGATATTGGCAtgctatagaaagcccctggttatacagaATATTTCTAGTAACTTAGACTAACCTTGTCCCCCCAGAATGCGAGCCACAAGttttctaacacccaggtacctacagtAGATTCTACCAAGTAATGTAAACACTATAATACAAGCACAAGATGACGCATATGATTGAAGTTATCTGTAATTCTATGCTATAGCATTACATTAACTGCTAATCCCTTCTCAGTACCCGACACATGGCCTGCAAAGTGATTAGCATATGTATTTCATTATTCCACAGAACGAGGGTCTGTTGAAAAAGGTACTACACCGAGCCGCAGATCTAAGAGAGACTCGGTGACACCAGTGATGAGAGAAGTGGGGATGCTGGAGAGTGAGGTGGACGTGCTGGCTCAGCTTGCTACTGACTGGGTTGAGGAAACTCCCACTCGAGCCAGAGCCGCAGACATCACCCTGCAAGAAGACGTCTTGGAACCTCCTTCCATAAGGGTAAtagttatttttttaattacatagGCCGTTTCCCATTAGCACAGTTACCCCGCCCCTTAAAAAGATATATTTACTAGTTTCATTAATTGATAATTGTAATTATCAGTTAGTGAATATTTATTTTCCTTAGTCATCCGACCGAGACTCggacttgattcaaggaactggatcaAGATTCATGGAATTGAATCAAGATTCAAGGAATAAAATAAAGTTTCAAGGAGCTGAATCAAGATTCAGAGAACTGAATCAGGATTCAATGAATTGACTCAAGATTCAAGGAATTGAATCAAGCTTCAAGGAACTGAATCAAGACTCATGGAATTAAATCAAGATTCAAGGAATAAAATAAAGTTTCAAGGAGCTGAATCAAGATTCAGAGAACTGAATCAGGATTCAATGAATTGACTCAAGATTCAAGGAATTGAATCAAGATTCAAGgaactgaatcaagattcaaggaactggatcaAGATTCAAAGAATTGACTCAAGACTTACCCTCAATTCCTCAGACATTGTTACCCAGAGTAACTGCTCTTAAATATTTATACGTATTTTGACAATTTAGTTATTGCAATtgtattttttaataaaaattctcCGGTTGTTATTAAACCTAAAACAATTAATATATGGTTTATAAAGGTGACGTTTTCATCATTGATGGATCAGCTAAGTAAGAATGAGTGGATCAGCTTAGAATGAGTGGATGGACCAGCCTAGTAAGAACGAGGTGAATGGCCCAGTTTAGTGAGAATGAAGTGATCAGCATGTTAAAATAAAGAGGTTTGTGGCTCGTAACTGTAAATTGAAGATAAAAGTGGAACAAAAGGAAGTAAAATTGAAGATAAAAGTGGAACAAAAGGAAGTATGTACGTACGTGAGTCACAGAGTAAAGGAAACTCGGAGAAAGAGCGTAAGTCTAGCCTTCAGGTATATTTTGTCGAAAGTAACTAGGTTAGCTTTACATCATCGTTCACTGCTATCTGGTAATATCTGTTGATGTCTTCTAGATAACAGAAGAGGAGCAGGCACTGATGCAGGAAGTGGGACCGCTAGATCTGGGACCAAGCTTTGCTACTTGGGAAGGACCCATTGCTGAACAACGTCCTGCTCCTGTAAGTAAGACTGGctgattaaaattttttttttttttttttttcaacaagtcggccgtctcccaccgaggcagggtgactaatTAATTGACTGATTAAAAATAACCACCCAAATTACTGATGCAGTTTAAGTTAATATATAGCCTGATAGTAACTTGCATTTGAAGTCTTgaacacattggctgtttccccaCCATAGGTTGATCCAAAGAAGACAAAAAAATTACACGGGGTATACTTAATAGCTTAGTGGTTTACTTCGGTTCACAACTGACGAACCCTGGTtcaatcttggggtgagtaacaATATATGGGCTAGTCTTAAAACTGTTgctcctgctcacctagcatgAAATAGCTACCTGGGTATTaaccgactgttgtgggtagcatcctacGGAAAGGGGCTTTAGTACAGCAAAAATAATGCTGGACAGAAATAAGCTAATGAATAACAACTTTTAGCTAGTAAAGTCAGCTATGTGATAAGACATGAAAGGAGCCAAAAAATAATACATTACGAGAAGAAAttaaaataaagaaataaaaatgataatacaATTAATATTGTCTGTTCATGAATGAGTAATGGTGAAAATGATTAGCCGTTGCTAATCATATGTATATGCTTTATTCTTAATCTGTTGCACTTTAACTGTTGCCAGACTATAGATAGCGTCACCAAGAGGCTTGATCTGGAGAAAGATGCACGAGAAGAAGCCAGAGAGGAAGGTAGACCACTTCAAGATTTTCCGCTCGACCAACAACTGGAGATTTATCCACTAGGTTAGGTCGTAACTCACTCGTCTCAGATTTCCTTGTCATGACACTTTAAATTAGGATTTCCTCGTCATTACACACTTGTTTAAGGATTTCCTCGTCATTACATACTTTAATCAAGatgcaacggttaggtatcttattctgaaacgtttcgcctacacagtaggtttcttcagtcgaatactgaagaggcagcagaagtagtggagatgtaaagacgatgtagtcagtccatcactctcgaggctgtagttttgaggtggtcagtctcaggTTCGAGAAGAGTTCTgcaccatagtctggaacaagttgtggaggtgtagatatgaggtgatcaatccctcaacTTGGAGATCCACCTCACATCTACATTGCGACTGCTGCTGTCACCTCTTTATTTCGACTGAAGACGCCTGCTTAGCAGGCGAAACGTCTTGTCGTGTATCTTACTTGTCAGGAATCTTTAGCCAGTGCTTCACAGTTCCATCTGTTCCGCAGTAGTACCTGAGCAGCCGACAACCACTGAAGAACCTGGACCCTTAGAGTAAGTATATCTTATATCACATTGCTGAAGTGTCTAGTTGAACTTAATGAAAGGGACTAGTTAAACTTAAAGCTTATGGCGCTGGTTAACTTAACGTGTTATACTGGATAGGGAGCTAGGTATTAAGTGGTGGTGAATATTTTATCACAAggttaccctaccttggtggaagtCTAGTGTTGAAAGGACCTTGGTGGTAGACTGTGGTGTGGAAAGACCTGAATGGTAGACTGGTGTGGAAAAGACCTTAGTGGTAGACTGGTTTggcaaagaataataataaacagaTAAGTGGCAACCCCCGGCtcctgaaggaaggttccttgatgctcttgaagggttcttgatctaaggactTAGACTTGTCCTCTTCTTTAAACCAAATTTGAGTATATCCCATTCTTGATTCCCTCCCATTCTTCTTGGCCCACTGAATGACTCCCTCTGGTTTACTGTTTACCATGAATATAATTTTGCTCTTGTCAGGAATATATAAACACATGAATAATTTTTCATCTGGTAGGAGGCGTTGTAGAAGATTGTTGATAGTGTTGCCCATCGCAGTAGTTTACTGTTGATTCAAAAATCGGTTAATGAACAAGTAAATAAAGTTCAGTACTTGCGGTGTAGTCGACTGGATTTCTTTCCCcgtgagccatgcgtgtcgtaaaggGTGCCTAAAATCCTGGGTAGGCAACGCTGTCgcctcacccctcaaggaaggttccttgatgttggtgaggggctcttgatttagggaattggatctgtgctccagttccccgagttaagcctgaatgccttccacatcccccgccccaggcgctgtataatcctccgggtttagcgcttcccccttgattataataataataatctcgccTCACACATCGAGTGTTCGTGGTTCAGTCCCCGgccgggtagaaacactgggcatgtttccttatacctgtccGGTTCacttagcaagcaagtaggtacctcggtgttagtcgactggtgtgggtcgcatcctgggggacaagattgaaggacaccaacggaaataagacagacagtcctcgatgacgcactgacttttttgggttatcctaggtgactaACCCTCAGGGATAAAAGTCCGAAcaaatcttattttatcttaaAGTCAAAGAATTCTGGAGTGGAAGGTAAGAGAGGTAGAGGTTGTCACAGGAACGGTTGAAGGGAGGGGTAAAAGAGGCTGCGAGTTTAAAAGGCTTGAACATCCACagggttgtgtgagtgtgttagataagaacgaatggagacaagtggtttttaagggattcagggaaaccggttagccttacttgagccctggaggtgagAAAGGCAGTTCTTGCACTAAAGGAGGGGCGAGGATGTTACAATCGTCACTCCCAATAAAAAACACTTTGGTCCCTAAAACAGATTATTAAGTAAATTATTACATATATGCTGAGAgagatacacctctcggtgtatatattctgtTAGTGAAGCTCACTCGCGTATTGTTGATGTGGGTAGAGGAGCAGAGTTAGTTCTTCCTGCAATGGAGAAgacacctcaacaacccaccaAGCCAGACGACTTACTCAGAAAGAAGGGAGCAGCTCCTCCCGAGGCCCTGGCAGATCAGACTACTGAGGTTTCTCTACAAGTGCCTACACCAAAACCACCTGAGCCAATTGAGGTATGTAGCCtacattaatatttctgtttgGTTAGTGAAAAGCTCTTGATTCCAGGAACTGTAGCTACCGTCTTCCTTGATATATATACTCACGACATACAGAATTTTCATAGATATAAACAGGGTAGGCGTGAATGTACTTGCCGTTTCTCATAGTTATAAACAGGGTAGATGAGAATGTACTTGCCGTCTATTCAAAGGGCAAGGTTGATAGTAACACACCATTATTATCCATCAGAATATCTGGAAAACATTTAATATAAAAGtagttaaaaaaataaattgaaTGACATTGGTAACGAGCTCAGTACAGGGCTTCATGAAGCAATAAATACATCAGGATTACTTGATGTTAACTTATAAGAAACTGGACCAAGAGCTTGAGTAAATACAAATAGGTAATAGAGCACATGCATAAGCATAAATTTATGTATTAAGAACAACCTTCCTCATAAACATTTTAAAATTAGAAGAGggactttttattctttattcctTAAAATACTGACGCTCAGCACATCGATGCTAGTGAGGAGGGACTGTCAGTTTAAGAAACTTGAGTTAGCCCTCGCTTATCTCTGATGAAATTCATTATCCCCACATCTGTTTTCCAGGCTGTGTATGATCCTCATGGGGTTAACACTTTACTACACTCCCACGCTCAGTGTGTTGGGTTAGATGtcaggtcatatgtgaggtgatatatcagccttataagccttctTATGTCCTTTAATTTacacttccttgataatgtgagaaatcacgaaagctcctggaagttcactatttttttcacggtgattgttttgcatattgctatatcacctgtttaccgtgatcttGTTGCATCTAATAATATAATTCAAATGCTTTTCTTTTGCGGACAGTTGAGGTTGGAGCCACTGCTGGAGCCAGCAGTGGCAGCCCCAGTCAGGCGACGCAGACGAAGACTTCGTATCGACAAAAATATTGCCATTTCCACCACTGAAATTAGAGCACAAATTGAAGACTACGTTTCCACTGTGAGATGCGAGGTATGTGTGCCTTATGTGGTTTTAAAATGACTTAAACTCCTTCAATGTTTGAATGTTTATTAGTCACAGTTGATcggcctgatccaccatgaggcctggtcatggaccgggggcgctgatccccgggaCTCCCTCCAGGCAGTAAAGATACTTTACGATGTTGACGTAGTAACTTCccattttttttcaacacgtcggtcgtctcccatcgaggcagggcgacccaaaaaagaaacttgCCACCATTCAACACTTCAtcattcacatataatcactgtctttgcagaggcacccagatacgacATTTTAAATGTctctccaaacagccaatatcccaaacccttcctttaaagtgaaggcattgtacttcccatctccaggactcaagtccggctaaccagttcctctaaatcccttcacaaaatattacccagctCACGTTCCATTTATATGTGCAATTAATGTTACTTGCAATAGTCAGAAGTACAGAAAGGTATGCAAAATTCCCCCTTTTCCCAACTAGGCTAACTTACTGATGGAAGAaaccaaataacccgcacatatgagagagaagtttatgacgacgttttggaccGACTTATGGAAGACGGACTGAAGAAACATCCCATCTTAGTCATTTTTAACACTCCGGGTGTGTTCCCTCGGGATAGGGTGACCCGACAAAGAAGAAAACTCACCATCACTCAATCACTGGTTCATTAGTCTGGTTCTTACTGAACAAACCTGGTTTATTAGTGTGGTTCTCACTGAACAAATCTGGAACATTAGGCTAGTTCTTACTTAACAAACCTGGTTCattaaaaccataccacgggtggggttagaactcgtgatcagaaagtctcaaaactccagaccgtggtatggtttgtttgcaatcgtgtcattgcgatttcgtgagtctggtTCATTACTCTGGTTCTTGCTTAATAAACCGAGTTCATTACTCGTTTGTATACGAGCGAGTTTCCATCACTAATATTTTTGTACCGCTTGTGTAGCGTACAACCTCATTAGAGCGACACAAAGAAGAAAACatgcaccatcactcatacaatagctgtcttgccaaaagtaCACAGACATCGCAGTTCAAATTAGTATGTATTTATGGTGGTTTTACTGATTATCAAAAATTTCGAAAGAAATCTGTAGACGTTTGGATTAGTCATGGGGCCATTGTCAGGCAACAGCTAAGCGAGAAAACGAACGAGAAGACGTGTCGGAAAtgaggttagtagtagtagtaatagtgacaaTAGGTGGTAGcagtacagtgacagtaggtgctagcagtaacagtgacagtag encodes the following:
- the LOC128684023 gene encoding meiotic recombination protein REC8 homolog isoform X1 yields the protein MFYSTDILNPRKGRLAVVWLMATGSFKCEKPQDRNYRDIISVRISNTCEEILRYVLSGEKRAKGRFSLYLSTMLMFGTVKVYRSQINFLLKEALEFHEKIKGHRLELEEDLSRAGKIVTLRESHVLDPDWTPRAPPARTPAFVTPRKRGSVEKGTTPSRRSKRDSVTPVMREVGMLESEVDVLAQLATDWVEETPTRARAADITLQEDVLEPPSIRITEEEQALMQEVGPLDLGPSFATWEGPIAEQRPAPTIDSVTKRLDLEKDAREEAREEGRPLQDFPLDQQLEIYPLVVPEQPTTTEEPGPLEGAELVLPAMEKTPQQPTKPDDLLRKKGAAPPEALADQTTEVSLQVPTPKPPEPIELRLEPLLEPAVAAPVRRRRRRLRIDKNIAISTTEIRAQIEDYVSTVRCETSAGDVANLLELKRVPGVRLLTDTSHRPMSTRLTNLLKSRYMTQLAPLEDWDFLPTARRQLKLDDMSREEPRATSSLLSVDLSHIADGSVLHVSHLDTSKGSSSRSIHLTPKTAQLEPVAPLSILQETAPLLPIQEEQGLEIFPPLEPEAPPAAPLMEPAPPIQETLQVEAELPARVSTPKPARGPPPRPDVRVQSGFEDIGLATPPGMSLRTPRVTTYVPPEETPVRGPLRSPEVGATVVTVQADVHIPHSPVERIVNGLPLPVTQEFALPEAVTPVVAEVGPRKEPTELRTPSPIAPAPIPRPHAPPGPGDTSEEFIPSFMSPIRQISPTSLKHAETEEHVKDILCPGAVGTVESLLPTNPTKAEVAHIFYVLLEMHKKKIVRLKQDVPFGTIYVTLL
- the LOC128684023 gene encoding meiotic recombination protein REC8 homolog isoform X2, with amino-acid sequence MFYSTDILNPRKGRLAVVWLMATGSFKCEKPQDRNYRDIISVRISNTCEEILRYVLSGEKRAKGRFSLYLSTMLMFGTVKVYRSQINFLLKEALEFHEKIKGHRLELEEDLSRAGKIVTLRESHVLDPDWTPRAPPARTPAFVTPRKRGSVEKGTTPSRRSKRDSVTPVMREVGMLESEVDVLAQLATDWVEETPTRARAADITLQEDVLEPPSIRITEEEQALMQEVGPLDLGPSFATWEGPIAEQRPAPTIDSVTKRLDLEKDAREEAREEGRPLQDFPLDQQLEIYPLVVPEQPTTTEEPGPLEGAELVLPAMEKTPQQPTKPDDLLRKKGAAPPEALADQTTEVSLQVPTPKPPEPIELRLEPLLEPAVAAPVRRRRRRLRIDKNIAISTTEIRAQIEDYVSTVRCETSAGDVANLLELKRVPGVRLLTDTSHRPMSTRLTNLLKSRYMTQLAPLEDWDFLPTARRQLKLDDMSREEPRATSSLLSVDLSHIADGSVLHVSHLDTSKGSSSRSIHLTPKTAQLEPVAPLSILQETAPLLPIQEEQGLEIFPPLEPEAPPAAPLMEPAPPIQETLQVEAELPARVSTPKPARGPPPRPDVRVQSGFEDIGLATPPGMSLRTPRVTTYVPPEETPVRGPLRSPEDCEWIASPRHSRICFT